A single Chloroflexota bacterium DNA region contains:
- a CDS encoding efflux RND transporter permease subunit yields MSLTRTAVFHPVIALTITIAIVIGGLVSFTGLGLEQTPQLNVPIVTVQVTIPGASPRTIEEQVTRKVEDAVAGLGNIKTLSSVSRTGLATVTIEFREGIDVDVAVNDVQQRVSGVRKEFPAEAEEPTYLKLDLNDTPVLYLAVTAQAGADPTQLYRVADDVVRPRLETANGVGRVVVVGGREPEVQVEVQPDKLRAYGLTIDDVSNAVRLQFMSTSGGDVKDGAGDSSRRASIRIDSRGTDLNRLGALPVQSPDGFRTELRNVATISLGGAEATEVVRLNGQPAVGLQIYKQSSANIVQTVDTLLPLSEQLKQELPSGFSLETAIDASTGVRKSVLGVEEELGLAAIITGLVLFFFLHSFRSTLIVLIAIPTSLLIALIVMKLAGLTLNTMTLVGLTTAIGILVDDSIVVLENIMTHLGHGKDSKTAAVEGRSQIGMAAIAITLVDVAVWGPILAITGLVGAFLRNFALVIIAATLASLLVSFTLTPLIASRWLSTGGHDAPKGLVGRIASFWEPAYQLLEKLYAKLLGWSLRHRPVILLLALGIFLLNLAIVPRLGTEFAPESNDERISVIGELPPGTALEAADRAAKRWELALANQEYFPEVHRVYTVVGRGDGDADREPRFITLTLDIGGGHSRARTSKEVARAVADAGEIVNPDLQARVGGATPGGGGQPIQVRVFGSDLDELSRLAEQARQRLAGQPELTDVTNSMATSPEVTLVPDPSRLMDLSVNTQAVGNAVRVAYQGAVVGRYAEPSGAERDVRVRLPENLRYNSAAVTDLPLAIRGGQVITVGQVTTAQTDQSPTRINRVNRQRIALIGADAADVPLGTGIAATQKAMDGMSLPSGHRWAFAGQAADQADSFRQLSLGLLASVVLMYMVLSILYENWLQPALILSALPLATVGAFGGLLLFHLNLGIVAFIGLIGLFGMVGKNAILLVDRANELRKEGLDRTAALREAGASRLRPILMTSLVLILSMLPVALKLGEGGEVRAPIGAVLVGGMATSTVLALLYVPVAYTYFDSLGQLLGRLATFRLRLPTWRKVEPLKNQPSRGKGKRTREPLPVAGGAPTAEEAAELAGHAASGSVDAASRSLDGSRGRGSGSRPSRVARRERLQAYHDRKLADAGCGTDEHGAENRAVDDRRADSRGDAA; encoded by the coding sequence GACGATCACCATTGCCATCGTGATCGGAGGCCTCGTCAGCTTCACCGGCCTCGGGTTAGAGCAAACGCCGCAGTTGAACGTCCCGATCGTCACCGTGCAGGTGACGATCCCCGGCGCAAGCCCGCGCACCATCGAGGAGCAGGTCACCCGCAAGGTCGAGGATGCCGTGGCCGGCCTCGGCAACATCAAGACGCTGTCCTCTGTCTCGCGGACGGGCCTGGCTACCGTCACCATCGAGTTCCGCGAGGGCATCGACGTGGACGTGGCCGTCAACGACGTGCAGCAGCGCGTCAGCGGCGTCCGCAAGGAGTTCCCGGCCGAGGCCGAGGAGCCGACCTATCTCAAGCTCGACCTGAACGACACGCCGGTGCTCTACCTCGCCGTCACGGCGCAGGCCGGCGCTGACCCAACGCAGCTCTACCGCGTGGCCGATGACGTCGTGCGCCCGCGCCTGGAGACGGCGAACGGCGTTGGCCGTGTGGTCGTGGTCGGCGGGCGCGAGCCAGAGGTCCAGGTCGAGGTGCAGCCGGACAAGCTGCGTGCCTACGGCCTGACCATCGACGACGTGAGCAACGCCGTCCGCCTCCAGTTCATGAGCACCTCGGGCGGCGACGTGAAGGATGGCGCGGGCGACAGCAGCCGCCGGGCCTCGATTCGCATCGACTCACGTGGGACCGACCTGAACCGCCTCGGCGCGCTGCCGGTCCAGTCACCGGATGGCTTCCGCACCGAGCTGCGGAACGTCGCCACCATCTCGCTCGGCGGCGCAGAGGCGACCGAGGTCGTCCGGCTGAACGGCCAGCCGGCGGTCGGCCTTCAGATCTACAAGCAGTCCAGCGCCAACATCGTGCAGACGGTGGACACTCTGCTGCCGCTCTCCGAGCAGTTGAAGCAGGAGCTGCCGAGCGGCTTCTCGCTGGAGACGGCGATTGACGCCAGCACCGGCGTCCGCAAGTCCGTGCTGGGCGTCGAGGAGGAGCTGGGCCTCGCGGCGATCATCACCGGTCTGGTGCTGTTCTTCTTTCTGCACAGCTTCCGCTCGACGCTGATCGTGCTGATCGCGATCCCGACCTCGCTGCTGATCGCGCTGATCGTCATGAAGCTCGCGGGCCTGACCCTCAACACGATGACGCTCGTCGGCCTGACGACGGCCATCGGCATTCTCGTGGACGACAGCATCGTCGTCCTCGAGAACATCATGACCCACCTCGGCCACGGCAAGGATTCGAAGACGGCTGCCGTGGAGGGCCGCTCTCAGATCGGCATGGCGGCTATCGCGATCACGCTGGTGGACGTGGCCGTCTGGGGACCGATCCTCGCCATCACCGGCCTGGTTGGCGCGTTCCTCCGCAACTTCGCGCTGGTCATCATCGCGGCGACCCTCGCCTCGCTGCTGGTCAGCTTCACCCTTACCCCGCTGATCGCGTCGCGCTGGCTCTCGACGGGCGGCCACGATGCGCCGAAGGGGCTGGTCGGGCGGATCGCCTCGTTCTGGGAGCCGGCCTATCAGCTGCTGGAGAAGCTGTACGCGAAGCTGCTCGGGTGGTCGTTGCGCCACCGCCCGGTGATCCTGCTGCTGGCGCTCGGCATCTTCCTGCTCAACCTCGCGATCGTCCCGCGCCTGGGCACCGAGTTCGCGCCGGAGAGCAACGACGAGCGGATCAGCGTGATCGGCGAGCTGCCGCCGGGCACGGCGCTGGAGGCCGCTGACCGCGCCGCCAAGCGCTGGGAGCTGGCGCTCGCCAACCAGGAGTACTTCCCCGAGGTGCACCGGGTGTACACCGTCGTCGGGCGGGGCGACGGCGACGCCGACCGCGAGCCGCGCTTCATCACCCTGACGCTGGACATCGGCGGCGGACACTCGCGCGCGCGCACCAGCAAGGAAGTCGCGCGGGCGGTGGCCGATGCCGGCGAGATCGTGAACCCCGATCTGCAGGCGCGCGTTGGCGGCGCAACCCCGGGCGGCGGCGGCCAGCCGATCCAGGTGCGTGTCTTCGGCTCTGACCTGGACGAGCTGTCGCGGCTGGCCGAGCAGGCCCGCCAGCGGCTGGCCGGTCAGCCCGAACTGACCGACGTGACCAACAGCATGGCAACCTCACCAGAGGTGACCCTCGTCCCGGACCCGAGCCGCCTGATGGACTTGAGCGTCAACACCCAGGCGGTCGGTAACGCGGTGCGCGTGGCCTACCAGGGCGCGGTCGTGGGGCGGTACGCCGAGCCGAGCGGCGCCGAGCGCGATGTGCGGGTCCGCCTGCCGGAGAACCTGCGCTACAACAGCGCCGCCGTGACCGATCTGCCGCTCGCCATCCGAGGGGGTCAGGTCATCACGGTCGGGCAGGTGACGACGGCTCAGACCGACCAGTCGCCCACCCGCATCAACCGGGTCAACCGCCAGCGCATCGCGCTGATCGGGGCCGATGCCGCGGACGTGCCGCTGGGTACCGGCATCGCGGCGACCCAGAAGGCGATGGACGGGATGAGCCTGCCATCCGGCCACCGCTGGGCCTTCGCCGGGCAGGCGGCCGACCAGGCCGACTCGTTCCGTCAGTTGAGCCTGGGCCTGCTGGCCTCGGTGGTGCTGATGTACATGGTCCTCTCGATCCTCTACGAGAACTGGTTGCAGCCGGCCCTGATCCTCAGCGCACTGCCGCTGGCGACCGTCGGCGCGTTCGGTGGGCTGCTCCTGTTCCACCTGAACCTCGGCATCGTGGCGTTCATCGGGCTGATCGGCCTGTTTGGGATGGTCGGCAAGAACGCGATCCTGCTGGTGGATCGCGCCAACGAGCTACGGAAGGAGGGGCTGGACCGCACGGCGGCGCTCCGCGAGGCTGGCGCGTCCCGCCTGCGCCCGATCCTGATGACCTCGCTGGTGCTGATCCTCTCGATGCTGCCGGTCGCGCTCAAGCTCGGCGAGGGTGGCGAGGTCCGCGCGCCCATCGGCGCGGTGCTGGTTGGCGGCATGGCGACCTCGACGGTGCTGGCGCTGCTCTACGTGCCCGTGGCCTACACCTACTTCGACAGCCTGGGGCAGTTGCTCGGGCGGCTGGCGACCTTCCGTCTGCGCCTGCCGACGTGGCGCAAGGTCGAGCCGCTCAAGAACCAGCCGTCGCGCGGCAAGGGCAAGCGGACCCGCGAGCCGCTGCCGGTTGCCGGCGGCGCGCCGACGGCCGAGGAGGCGGCCGAGCTGGCTGGTCACGCGGCGAGCGGGTCGGTCGACGCGGCGAGCCGCTCGCTCGACGGCTCGCGCGGACGCGGGTCGGGGAGCCGGCCGTCACGCGTGGCGCGCCGCGAGCGGCTCCAGGCGTATCATGATCGAAAGCTCGCCGACGCTGGCTGTGGGACTGACGAGCACGGGGCCGAGAACCGCGCGGTTGACGACCGAAGGGCTGACAGCCGGGGGGATGCCGCGTGA